The genomic region CCGCCCTTGCACAAAAGAAGCGCCGGGGAACTTGAAAAAAAGGGGCAGGTTCCCACCGTATTCCACTGCACTTGTTCCGGCAAGCATGCCGGTATGCTGGCGCTGGCTCGTCATTTGGGTCTTTCGCTGCATGACTATTACCTGCCGGACCATCCTGTTCAAAAGCTGATGCTCCAGGCTGTGGCTGACTTTGCTTGCCTGAAGCCGGCAGAGATAATAACCGGTACCGACGGGTGCGGTGTTCCCGTCTTCGCCCTTTCTTTGGAGAGGATGGCTTTGGCCTATGCCCGCTGGGCAAAACCTTCCGGGTTCGGGCAAGAAAGAAAAGAGGCCTGCCTCACCTTGCAAAGGGCCATGACGAGCCATCCGTTTTTGCTTGCCGGCACGGGCCGGTTAGCCAGCGAGGTCATGAAAGTTACCGGGAACAAACTTGTTATGAAGGACGGCACAGAAGGAATTTTCTGCCTTGGTGTCCCCGGGAAAGGTTGGGGGATAGCCATAAAAGCGGAAGACGGT from Peptococcaceae bacterium harbors:
- a CDS encoding asparaginase, whose protein sequence is MEVDKLVEVTRGKIVESVHRGVAVVVDAAGKTLFHAGDPSYITYIRSAAKPMQAVPVVESGAAKRFGFTTEELALIMSSHNGEEEHVRVGMQVMEKIGLGPEHLRCGTHPPLHKRSAGELEKKGQVPTVFHCTCSGKHAGMLALARHLGLSLHDYYLPDHPVQKLMLQAVADFACLKPAEIITGTDGCGVPVFALSLERMALAYARWAKPSGFGQERKEACLTLQRAMTSHPFLLAGTGRLASEVMKVTGNKLVMKDGTEGIFCLGVPGKGWGIAIKAEDGHTRALGPVVVEILRQLGLITAGEYERLLPYARQQLKNYRGENVGEVRPAFTLQGL